Genomic window (Pseudomonadota bacterium):
GTCGGCCGCGGCCCGGCACTCGGCGTAGGAGCGCCGCGACGACACGGCGAGCAGCGCGGCCGCGACGCGCCTGTCGCAGTCCCCGGGCGCCTCGACGAGGCGGACGGCGCCCGGCGGAGAAGCGCTCGGCGGGCTCTCCCTCCCGCAGAGCTCCCCGGCCAGCGCCGCGAGCTCGGCGCCCGTCTCGGTGTCGAACGGCGACGGCTCGGTGAACAGGAGCAGCGAGGGCGCCACCGCGCTTGCGGACTCGAACAGCTTGCGCGAGAGCTCCCGGAGCTCCGCGAGGGGGGCGCCCGAGAGCCTGCGGACGATGTGCTCGAGGTTCCTCGCGTTGGCCGTCAGGCCGAGCTGCCCGCTCGTCGCGAGGATCGTCGCGTAGCGCGCGTCCTCCTTGGCCGCCCCCTCTGCGAGCTTGGCCGTCGAGCCCTCCGGCCGGTCCGCCCGCGCCCGCTCGAGCAGCGCGTCGTTGAGCTCCCCGTACGCGCGCGCCTGCTCGGCGACGAGGCCGCGCAGCGCCTCCTCGAACGGCGTCCCGAGGATCTCCTTGGGGAGCACGAAGTCGTGATCGAGCGTGATGTAGCGCTGGCTCTTCTCCGTGAACGAGCACAGGCGGAAGTGCTCGAGCGCCTCGATCGCGAGGCGGGACAGGCCGAGGATGTCGAAGTTGAACACCGCGTGCTCCGCGACCGAGTGGTGCCCCATCGCGAAGATGATCCTGCGGTTCGACGCCCTGGCCCGCGTCACCTCCCCGAGCGCCTCGTGCCGGAGCTCGCTCACCGGCCGCGGATCGCGGCTGATCCGCGCGTACGCCGCGGAGAGCACCTCGGGCGTGAGCTGATCGTGCGGGAGCCCGCCCGCGGCCTCCGCGCGCCTCAGGAGCTCGGCATCGACGTTGTACCCGGCCAGGACGACTCTCATGGGCGGCGCCTCCTCGGTAGTGTCCATCGAATCTAGCCGACAGCTCCCTTCGCCGCAACACGAGTCGCCGCGAATCCGCACGGATCGCGCGCGGCGTCACCGGCGCGGCGCGCCCGCCGCGAACGTCACCGCGATCCCGGCGCCGTCCGACACGATCCGCACGCCGCCGTGCCGATCCGTCCGCAGGAGGTGCACGCCGCGCCGCCGCAGCGCGGAGATCACCTCGCCGTCCGGGAGGCGCCACGGGTTGCCGCGCCCCGCGCTCGCCACGGCGACGGCCGGGCGCACCGCGTCGAGGAACGCCGCGCCGCTCGACGAGCGGCTGCCGTGGTGGCCGAGCGCGAGGACGTCGCTCGAAAGCGCGCGCCCCGAGGCGAGGAGGCGCGCCTCCCCCTGGCGGCCGAGATCCCCGGGCAGGAGCGCGGAGGTCTGCCCGTAAGAGAGGCGGATCACGAGGGAGTTGTCGTTCGGCGACAGGGAGGGATCGTACCCGCCCGAGCCCCCGCACGGGTGCAGCACCTCGACGCGCACCGCGCCGACATCCGTTCCGCCGCAGATATCCGGCGGCTCCTCCCACGTCACCCCGCGTCGCCGCGCCGCGTCCAGGATCGCGACGTAGCCCGCGCGCCGCGCCTCGTCCTCGCCCTCGTCCGCCACGGCGGCGGTGCCGTGCGCGAGGACGCGCCGCACCGCGAGCTCGCGAATCAGGTCGGCCGCGCCGACCACGTGATCCGCGTCCGGGTGGGAGAGGACGACCGTGTCGATGGCGCGCACGCCGAGACCGCGCAGGGTCGGGACGAGGTGCAGCGCGCCGAACCGCTCCCTGCCGAAGGCGCTGCCGCCCGCGTCGACGAGCCACCTCCGGCCGTCCGGGAAGGTGACGAGCGCCGCGCTCCCCTGCCCCACGTCGAGGAAGTCCACGACGAGCCTTCCGGCGGGCACGGCGGGAGGGGCGCAGCGGACGAGGGCGCCGGTCGCTACGAGCGCCGCGAGGAGGACGCACCCGCTCCTCGGGCTGCGCAGCGCGACGAACGCGAGCGCCGCGGCGCAGCACCCCGCGATCGCGATCGCG
Coding sequences:
- a CDS encoding FAD-dependent thymidylate synthase, which produces MRVVLAGYNVDAELLRRAEAAGGLPHDQLTPEVLSAAYARISRDPRPVSELRHEALGEVTRARASNRRIIFAMGHHSVAEHAVFNFDILGLSRLAIEALEHFRLCSFTEKSQRYITLDHDFVLPKEILGTPFEEALRGLVAEQARAYGELNDALLERARADRPEGSTAKLAEGAAKEDARYATILATSGQLGLTANARNLEHIVRRLSGAPLAELRELSRKLFESASAVAPSLLLFTEPSPFDTETGAELAALAGELCGRESPPSASPPGAVRLVEAPGDCDRRVAAALLAVSSRRSYAECRAAADALDEPRLRRLFEAAMRRMEFFDAPLREFEHVAFTFELVVSAACFAQLKRHRLATLSVRPYDPELGLTIPPSIAEAGMEPALRAMASRAEAVHRELAAVHPAAAPYALTNAHRRRVLATLNLRELYHFARLREDEHAQWDIRALAGEMRRAVEAVAPLGALLLCGKDSYVARYGEVFGVPPKVDPRNIG